The window CTAGTTCCCAGTTAGGAAATGCGTGGGAATTTACACACAAAAGTTGACACAACCCCCGATTTTTAGAAAATACAGAAGTAGAAATTGAAAAAAATAATAGCAAAAGCCATTAGTTTTCTTAATACTGCCGGCATACCACATACATAAAGAACCGTGTAAGCTACTCCTTACACGGTTCTTTATCAGTCATCCTTATATGGTAATTCCTTACATCATTCTTTAATAAGCCCTGCCCCATATCTTCTGTAAGCGTGATAGGATTGCCTCCCCCTCCCTAACAATCTCCTCAATAACTTCTTTTATCGGCTTAACTTCATTAATCAGACCGACACACTGGCCCATGGCGATAGTTCCCTCTTCAATATTCCCTTCAAACAACGCACGGCGCCCCACCTGCCCGCTAATTACGGTAAGTAATTCTTCCAGGCCAGCACCACGGGCCTCCATTTCCAGAACCTTTTTGGCAGCCGAGTTTTTCATCACCCGGGCGGCATTTCGAATGGACCGCTGGATAATCATAGTATCCGTTTCTTGGGCATTAACCATCCACTCCTTGTATTTCCAGTGCGCCAGGGACTCAGTGGTTGCTATAAACCTAGTACCCATCACTACCCCCTCGGCACCCAGAGACAGGGCCGCCACAAACCCCCGGGCGTCAGCAATGCCGCCCCCGGCAATAACCGGGATGTTTATACTATCTACTGTTTTTGGCGTTAAAACCAGGGTAGTTACGTCGTCCATGCCGGGATGGCCGCCACACTCAAACCCCACGATTGTCACCGCATCCGCCCCCACCTGCTCGGCTTTTTTGGCGTAACGGACTGCCGGGACTTTATGTATCAATTTAATCCCTTCTTTTTTTAAAAGGGGGACAAATTCTTCCGGGTTACGCCCGGACGTCTCTACCACCGGCACCTTCTCCTCCACTACGGCCTCAAAATATTGAGCAGTTTTTTCTCCGGGCCCCACTCCCGGCAGCATTGAAATATTAACCCCAAACGGCTTATCTGTTAACGAGCGGGTTTTACGAATTTCTTTTATCAAGTCCTCCTTAGTCGGATGGGTGGCGGCAGTAATAATGCCCAGCCCACCGGCATTTGAAACGGCAGCCGCAAATTCGGCGCGGGACAGCCACTGCATGCCCCCTTGAATAATCGGGTATTGTATGCCCAAAAGTTCGGTAACCCTAGTTTTCATTTTTTCAATCCCCCTGGCAACTTAAAATTTTTCCGGATGTAACAAATCACATTATCTCCTTTACCAAAATGTTACTTACTACCCCCATGGCTACATGCAAAAGGTAGCTTTATATGTAATGGCTTTCGCAATTTTTGTACCAATATATTGGTTTGGATAATTTTAATATATACAAAAACCGGTGTTTCATTTTAAAACTTTTAAGTTATTAAATAAAACATTTCTATTTGACAAACTTTTACAAAACTGATAAAAGTAAATATTATTAGTCATCTTTTAATTGGCATACAATTTGCGAAAGTGAAGCAATCAAAATTTTGATAATATTAATAAAACTAAGACCATTATTTAAGTAAAATTATTATTGTAGGACGATCAGCAGAAAAATAATGAAAAAAATAATGAAAAGAAAAAGGCCTCACCTCAAAATCAAATAATATGGTAAATTCGTTTGGTGATAAATATTTCAAGTTTAATGAATACGGGTTTTGTTGTAAGGCGTATGTAGTCCGTAACCATTTTGATATGCCTCTACATAGCTATAGTCAGCCTACTTAAGTAACAGGCCTGGTGGTTGGAGTGAAGTAGGTGCAAACCAAATGGCCAGGCTGCGAGCTATAAAAGCCAATGGCATAAAAATACCTGGAACACGCCGTTAAAAACAGCAAGGCAACTATCAAGATACGCCAAGTGGCATTAAACCGACAGAAAGCGCAAAGAAGGCATTTCGAAAACAACCGAAAAATATATCGGTATTAAAAGGAGCTATGACTAATCTCGCCAGAGGGCATTGCATTGAAAGGGCCAAGCGGACCAGTATAAAGCCCTGGCCTCCATTAAACTAAAAAATTTTCACCATCAATACTGCTTAATTTTTTAATTCCTCTTGGTTGATAGAGAGCCAAAGGTCCACGAAGCTGAGGCGTAAGCCCTTACTCTTGACACCTGACAGCTAAGAGGTAAAATGACAAGCGCGGTGTTAAAGGAATGGTGGTTTTCTTCTTTGCATCATCTGGAAATTAATAGAAATAATATTAACTGAAATTGGTGAGGCCAAAAATTTCCTGTAGTTTAAATTATTTCGGAGGATAAAATGAAAACCACAATAATTGCAAAAAATTTCATATATTCATACAAAAATTTTTCATATAGGACCAGGCCTATACTCCTTACGAGTTTAACTTTAATATACCTGGTAAACACGTTTATTCATTGGGAATTCCTGAATATTTTAGTGAACAGTATTTGCTTACTTTGTATAATAATATGCTTTCCCTTTGTTAAAAGCAGTGCCCGTATTGTTACTTCAATTTTATTACTTTTTGGATCCATATTATTAATTTTAGCCGGTGCTGATTTGAAATTTTGGATGAGCTCCATAGGTAAAAATATTAATTTGGTAACCCTCCTTATCATTGTCCCCATATTCGGGCTACCGCTTTATTATGGAGGATACTATAAAGTTCTGGATGCCCTGGCATGCAGGTATATGAATAGTGGCCACAGGATTTACTGGATTCCCGCCTTGCTTGCTCACTTTTTCGGGGCTCTTATGAATATAGGGGCCATACCCGTTGTTTATCAATTAATTATTCGCGGCAAATTATCATCCGCTTTTCGCACGGTCCCTATTGCCATTTTAAGAGGATTTAGTTCAGCCATCTATTGGTCGCCTAATATGATCTCAGTGGCAGTAGTAACTCATTACTTAAATATACCCTGGAAAAAATTTGCCCAAATAGGTATCATATTTACTTTATTAAGCTTGTTAGCTGGCTGGCTCGTAAATGTATATTTTTTCAATAAAAAAACCTCGAAGCCAAAGCAGGAAACGAAAGACATACAGGTTAATAGTAAAAAATTAACGGAATTAATAATTTTCTGTTCTATTTTTCTCGGCATAATCATTATCATCGCTATCAAAACTACAATTCCCATACTTAACGCTGTTCCTTTAATCGCCCTGGTTTACCCTGTTATATGGCTTAGTTTTTTGGGCAAGGGAAATTTAATCTATAATGCGTACCGTGATTATACAAAAAATACCTTGCCCAAGTTCACGTCGGAAGTAGTTATATTTCTAGGGGTGGGTTTCTTCGCTGCCGGCATATTGGCATCCGGTAGCAACGATAAAATATCATTATTCTTATATGAATTCATTGGTCTTAACTCCTATTTATTATGCTTTTTCATATCATCGTCGGTTATTATATTGGCAATTTTGGGGATTACACCGATGGTTACAGTAATGGCTTACAGCGCTTCATTAAACCCCGACTTAATTGGTCTTTCTCCACAACTACTCTCACTGGTACTGGTAGGCGGATGGGCCACAGGCATATTAGTATCTCCTTTTACCGGAATAACCCTGATAATGTCGGGACTGACGGAAAAAACACCTTTCGAAACAGCCCGCGAAAACTGGCCCTACGCTGCTATTATGGTGCTACTGCTTTCAGCCGTGCCTATATTGCAGAAGTAAATGCCCAAAAATTTCGTCAAAGGGGGTTTTGGCATGTTAGATATAAAAATAGGCGTAGTTTCTACAGATCACGAAACATCCAAGATAATACAGGAACTGGCTGACAAAATGCATTTAGATATTCTGTTAAAAGAAGGAATATTGGAAGAAGGAGTTGTACATGCCCGTCAGCTCGAGCGTGAGGGTGTAGATATAATAATTAGCCGCGGAATAACAGGAAAAAAAATAAAAAAGAAAATTTCCTTACCAACGGTAATCATTGAAATTACCGCCTTTGACATACTTAAGGCACTTAATTCCGCTAAAAGCTTGGGTTCCAAAATAGCTTTTCTTGGTAATAGAAAAGATATAGGGCCTGAATTTGATAGCATTACCAAAATTTTAGGAATAGAAGTTGAATGTTACCCGTACAATAATACTCAAGAAATGGACGAGCAGGTTACGAAAATATTAAACTCCCATGTAGATGTTATCGTAAGCACGGGCCTGTGTATATTTGAAATTGCTAAAAAGTCGGGAATGAATGCCATTCTTGTAAAATCCGGTTATGAAGCCATTTATAACTCCTTAAAACGGGCTATAGAATTAATCCACGATATTCGCCGCACCCAGGAATTTTCCCAGAAATTTAGATCCGTTTTGGAGTCAACCAATGATGGCATTTTTATATTAGATAAAGATAAACGTATTTCATTCGTGAACCCTGCCGCAGAAAAACTTTTAAATATAAATGCCCACAAAATTTTAGGTCATAAAGCTGATGAGGTTAATCATAATTCTTTTTTGACTCCTATACTTAATAATAAAAAACAAGAAATAATTAAAAAGATCGGAGAAAAACAATTTTGGTTAAATACCGTGCCTATTAGAATAAAAAATAAAGAACAAGGTTTAGTTATAATGTTTCAAAGTGCAGATAGAATACAAGTTTTGGAACAAAGGTTTCGCCGGGAACTATTGAAAAAAAGACTAGTTGCAAAGCATACATTTAATGATATTGTGGGTAAAAGTGAATTATTAAAAAATACAATAGAAAGAGCAAAAAAATTTGCTACTACTGACGCAACGGTTTTAATTACTGGTGAAAGCGGTACCGGCAAAGAGTTATTCGCCCACAGTATTCATAATGAAAGTAACAGGTCCAAAGGTCCTTTTGTCGCCGTAAATTGTGCTGCATTGCCAGAAAATTTATTAGAGAGTGAATTGTTTGGATATGAAGAGGGAGCTTTTACCGGGGCCAAGAAGGGCGGTAAAATTGGGTTATTCGAACTGGCACATGGCGGCACTATTTTTCTTGACGAAATTGCCGAAGTGTCTTTACAGGTTCAGGCCCGCCTGTTAAGGGCCTTGCAGGAATGTGAAATAATGAGGCTTGGCAGCGACAGGGTTATCCCCGTTGATGTCAGAATCATTGCAGCCACAAACAAGGATTTGAGTGCAGCAGTACAGCAGGGGAAATTCCGTAACGATTTATACTACCGCCTGGAAGTGCTGGACTTAGAAATTCCCCCTCTAAGGAAAAGAAAAGATGATATTGAAGTTCTAGCCAATTATTTTAAAGATATATTGAGTCATCAAATAAGCAAAAATGTTCCCGACTTAACACCAACTGCAATAGAACAATTAAAAAAATATGACTGGCCGGGTAATGTCAGAGAATTGAGAAATGTAATTGAAAAGTATGTTTTATTAATTGAAGATAATCAAAATTGTGACGATTTAATTATAAAATTAATAAATGAAAAAATTTTAAAATCTTTTAACATAAAAGCCGATGACTCTGAACACATTACCATAAAAATAGGCAAATGGGAAGATATGGAACAACAAATCCTCGAATATTTAAAGTCTAAGGGAACAAGCATTAAAGACTTAACTAAAATACTTGGAACAAGCCGCACAACTATTTGGCGAAAGTTAAAG of the Candidatus Neomarinimicrobiota bacterium genome contains:
- a CDS encoding nitronate monooxygenase; protein product: MKTRVTELLGIQYPIIQGGMQWLSRAEFAAAVSNAGGLGIITAATHPTKEDLIKEIRKTRSLTDKPFGVNISMLPGVGPGEKTAQYFEAVVEEKVPVVETSGRNPEEFVPLLKKEGIKLIHKVPAVRYAKKAEQVGADAVTIVGFECGGHPGMDDVTTLVLTPKTVDSINIPVIAGGGIADARGFVAALSLGAEGVVMGTRFIATTESLAHWKYKEWMVNAQETDTMIIQRSIRNAARVMKNSAAKKVLEMEARGAGLEELLTVISGQVGRRALFEGNIEEGTIAMGQCVGLINEVKPIKEVIEEIVREGEAILSRLQKIWGRAY
- a CDS encoding sigma 54-interacting transcriptional regulator → MLDIKIGVVSTDHETSKIIQELADKMHLDILLKEGILEEGVVHARQLEREGVDIIISRGITGKKIKKKISLPTVIIEITAFDILKALNSAKSLGSKIAFLGNRKDIGPEFDSITKILGIEVECYPYNNTQEMDEQVTKILNSHVDVIVSTGLCIFEIAKKSGMNAILVKSGYEAIYNSLKRAIELIHDIRRTQEFSQKFRSVLESTNDGIFILDKDKRISFVNPAAEKLLNINAHKILGHKADEVNHNSFLTPILNNKKQEIIKKIGEKQFWLNTVPIRIKNKEQGLVIMFQSADRIQVLEQRFRRELLKKRLVAKHTFNDIVGKSELLKNTIERAKKFATTDATVLITGESGTGKELFAHSIHNESNRSKGPFVAVNCAALPENLLESELFGYEEGAFTGAKKGGKIGLFELAHGGTIFLDEIAEVSLQVQARLLRALQECEIMRLGSDRVIPVDVRIIAATNKDLSAAVQQGKFRNDLYYRLEVLDLEIPPLRKRKDDIEVLANYFKDILSHQISKNVPDLTPTAIEQLKKYDWPGNVRELRNVIEKYVLLIEDNQNCDDLIIKLINEKILKSFNIKADDSEHITIKIGKWEDMEQQILEYLKSKGTSIKDLTKILGTSRTTIWRKLKNSGKKSLAK